A stretch of the Rhodothermales bacterium genome encodes the following:
- a CDS encoding FAD-dependent oxidoreductase has translation MGQTDSTVRVAIVGAGPAGFYAAEHLLKQSDITVEVDLFDRLPTPHGLVRAGVAPDHEKIKNVTRVFDKTAARDGFRFFGNVEFGRDLALADLARHYHFVCFCTGAQVDRSLGIPGEDLPRSHSATEFVAWYNGHPDFRDLTFDLSQERVAVIGVGNVAVDVARILCRTVDELRRTDIADYALDALAESRVREVMMVGRRGPAQAAFTLPEIKEMGELETASARTLAEEVTLDPHSAAALEANPDRATTSILDVLQSYVGGSRPGAERECQIRFLLSPVELIPGDDGGVSSIKLVRNRLEPGRGGRISAVPTDEFQSWPAGLVFRSVGYMGVALPDVPFRDDWGVIHNDKGRVVLPDGARVDGVYAAGWIKRGPSGVIGTNKPDAVETAECMLEDWRSGIHFHPAAGDIRSLLDERRVPWISYADWLRLDEMERERGLSQGRPRLKFTRTAEMLAVLGRT, from the coding sequence ATGGGTCAGACGGATTCCACTGTCCGCGTTGCCATTGTAGGTGCCGGCCCCGCCGGTTTCTATGCCGCCGAGCACCTGCTCAAACAATCCGATATTACCGTGGAGGTGGACCTTTTCGATCGGTTGCCCACACCCCACGGGTTGGTGCGGGCTGGCGTCGCGCCCGATCACGAAAAAATCAAGAACGTGACACGCGTTTTCGACAAGACCGCGGCCAGGGACGGTTTCCGGTTCTTCGGGAATGTGGAATTCGGTCGCGATCTCGCACTCGCCGATCTGGCCCGGCACTATCACTTCGTGTGTTTCTGTACCGGAGCCCAGGTAGACCGCTCCCTGGGCATCCCGGGCGAGGATCTCCCGCGCAGCCACTCTGCTACGGAGTTCGTCGCGTGGTACAACGGTCATCCGGACTTCAGGGATCTGACGTTCGATCTTTCGCAGGAGCGGGTGGCCGTCATCGGCGTCGGAAACGTGGCCGTGGATGTCGCGCGCATCCTGTGCCGCACCGTGGATGAGCTCCGCCGGACCGACATTGCCGATTACGCTCTGGACGCGCTGGCGGAGAGCCGGGTCCGCGAAGTCATGATGGTGGGTCGGCGAGGTCCGGCGCAAGCGGCCTTCACCTTGCCAGAGATCAAGGAAATGGGCGAGTTGGAGACGGCATCGGCCCGGACCCTGGCCGAAGAAGTCACCTTGGACCCGCATTCAGCGGCTGCGCTCGAAGCCAATCCTGATCGGGCCACGACATCCATCCTGGATGTGCTCCAATCCTACGTGGGGGGCTCCCGACCCGGAGCGGAGCGGGAGTGCCAAATCCGATTCCTGCTGTCACCGGTCGAACTGATTCCGGGAGACGACGGCGGAGTATCGTCCATCAAACTCGTCCGGAATCGGCTGGAGCCCGGCCGAGGCGGTCGAATCTCGGCCGTGCCGACCGACGAGTTCCAAAGCTGGCCGGCCGGCTTGGTGTTCCGGTCTGTGGGTTACATGGGGGTCGCCCTCCCGGATGTTCCTTTCCGGGACGATTGGGGGGTCATCCACAACGACAAGGGACGCGTGGTGTTGCCCGATGGCGCGCGCGTAGACGGCGTCTATGCGGCAGGTTGGATAAAGAGAGGCCCCAGTGGCGTCATCGGGACCAACAAGCCCGATGCCGTGGAGACCGCCGAATGCATGTTGGAAGACTGGCGGTCCGGCATCCATTTCCATCCCGCTGCCGGCGACATCCGGTCATTGCTGGACGAACGCAGGGTCCCGTGGATCAGTTATGCCGATTGGCTTCGTCTGGACGAAATGGAGCGTGAACGCGGTCTATCCCAGGGACGTCCGCGCCTCAAGTTCACACGTACGGCCGAGATGCTGGCCGTTCTCGGACGAACCTGA
- the murA gene encoding UDP-N-acetylglucosamine 1-carboxyvinyltransferase, whose amino-acid sequence MLTRTRAEQDRSCTRTLDILHPLTPSGIPIMEKLVIRGGNPLRGTIPVSGSKNTALPLMAAALLADGPVELAHIPDLKDIQTFSRVMGVTGARIDWSPAENRLSIHPEGMNRAEAPYELVKRMRASFYMLGALLGRMGKAKVSLPGGCAWGPRPVDLHIEGMRALGASIDLDAGYVVATAPGGRLPGGSYTLHPSSVGATINFILGAVTASGSSVLKNAATEPDVVVFCDMLTRMGARMSGVGTRTLEIEGVNSLSGVSFANCPDRIELGTFMIAAAMCGVPGEPVTLTNANADQLGRAFIQAFGQTGAAFETANGIMTVTAPDELTPVSVATDVYPGFPTDLQAQWTVLLARSNGNAKVLETIYPDRFKHIPELRRMGVNAIVVGNEVVIEGGHHIQGTSVMSTDLRASVSLVLAGMIADGETHVQRVYHLDRGYERLEVKLANAGIDIRRETYDEWADPGA is encoded by the coding sequence ATGCTCACGCGAACGCGTGCGGAGCAGGACAGATCCTGTACCCGAACCCTCGACATCCTGCATCCCCTAACACCCTCCGGCATCCCCATCATGGAAAAATTGGTCATCAGAGGCGGCAATCCGCTGCGTGGCACCATTCCCGTCAGCGGATCCAAGAACACGGCCCTGCCGCTCATGGCCGCAGCGCTGCTGGCCGATGGTCCGGTGGAATTGGCACACATTCCGGACTTGAAGGACATCCAGACGTTCAGCCGGGTCATGGGTGTGACCGGTGCCCGCATTGACTGGTCCCCGGCGGAGAATCGTCTGTCCATCCACCCTGAAGGCATGAACCGTGCCGAAGCTCCGTATGAGCTGGTCAAACGGATGCGGGCGTCGTTCTACATGCTCGGCGCGTTGTTGGGCAGGATGGGGAAAGCCAAGGTATCCCTGCCCGGCGGATGCGCCTGGGGACCGCGTCCGGTCGACTTGCACATTGAGGGGATGCGGGCACTCGGGGCATCTATCGACCTGGATGCCGGATATGTGGTGGCAACCGCACCCGGCGGTCGCCTTCCCGGCGGATCCTACACGTTGCATCCATCCTCCGTCGGTGCCACCATCAACTTCATCCTCGGAGCGGTGACCGCGAGCGGGTCGTCCGTGCTCAAGAATGCGGCCACGGAGCCGGACGTGGTGGTCTTCTGCGACATGCTGACCCGCATGGGTGCGAGGATGTCGGGTGTCGGGACCCGCACCCTGGAAATCGAGGGGGTCAATTCCCTCAGCGGCGTGTCATTTGCGAATTGTCCGGATCGCATTGAACTGGGTACGTTCATGATTGCCGCGGCCATGTGCGGCGTTCCCGGTGAGCCGGTTACCCTGACCAATGCCAATGCCGACCAGCTGGGCCGCGCGTTCATCCAGGCCTTCGGCCAGACCGGTGCAGCATTCGAAACCGCCAACGGCATCATGACGGTCACGGCTCCGGACGAGCTGACGCCCGTCAGTGTGGCCACCGATGTGTATCCGGGCTTTCCCACCGATCTGCAGGCGCAGTGGACCGTTCTCCTTGCACGCAGCAACGGGAATGCCAAGGTGCTGGAGACCATCTATCCGGACCGTTTCAAACACATTCCGGAACTCCGTCGGATGGGCGTGAATGCGATTGTCGTCGGAAACGAGGTGGTCATTGAAGGAGGCCACCACATCCAGGGCACGTCCGTCATGAGTACCGACCTGCGCGCCAGCGTGAGTCTCGTTTTGGCCGGCATGATCGCGGATGGGGAAACGCACGTCCAGCGCGTGTACCATCTTGACCGTGGATATGAGCGGCTGGAAGTCAAGCTGGCCAACGCGGGCATTGATATCCGACGCGAAACGTACGACGAGTGGGCCGACCCGGGCGCATGA
- a CDS encoding cysteine desulfurase family protein, which translates to MDAIYLDHAATTPLRDEVFRAMLPFLRDHWGNASSVHARGRAARHAVETSRERIAAMLGVEPSEVVFTSGGTESNNTVIRTGAAGMVTSRTEHDAVLAPVERLSRSGTHVRFADPGAGARLDLTALAALARPGDLLSLMHVNNETGARNSLDASPAGLPAGCMVHSDMVQSAAWYPLKPLVAECDFVTLSAHKLGGPKGAGVLVARRNGWFEPLVVGGGQERDRRSGTENVAAIVGMAEALDRAQVDVSGTARRIGVLREALWSGLYAELGNEVERITPHDPALCAPHILQVLTFAQDGRGLDGEMLLLGLDMAGVQVSAGSACSSGSLKPSHVLAALGITGDKARGVVRFSLGHATTAEEIDLAVDRTVAVIRRMQRQA; encoded by the coding sequence ATGGATGCCATTTACCTGGACCACGCCGCTACGACACCGCTCCGGGACGAGGTGTTCCGCGCCATGCTCCCGTTTCTTCGGGACCATTGGGGGAATGCATCGTCGGTGCATGCGCGGGGTCGCGCTGCCCGTCATGCGGTTGAAACGTCGCGGGAACGGATAGCCGCGATGCTCGGCGTAGAGCCCTCGGAGGTGGTATTCACCAGCGGGGGAACGGAGTCGAACAATACGGTCATCCGGACAGGAGCTGCAGGGATGGTCACGTCCCGGACGGAACACGATGCCGTGTTGGCGCCGGTGGAGCGCCTTTCCCGTTCCGGTACGCACGTCCGCTTTGCCGACCCGGGTGCGGGCGCCCGACTGGATCTGACGGCCCTCGCGGCCCTGGCTCGCCCCGGAGATCTCCTTTCGCTCATGCATGTCAACAATGAAACGGGCGCCCGCAACAGTCTCGACGCGTCCCCGGCGGGGCTTCCAGCAGGGTGCATGGTCCATTCGGATATGGTTCAGAGTGCGGCATGGTACCCGCTGAAGCCACTCGTGGCAGAATGCGATTTTGTCACGCTTTCAGCACACAAACTGGGTGGACCGAAAGGCGCAGGCGTGCTTGTGGCCCGGCGGAACGGCTGGTTTGAACCCTTGGTGGTGGGAGGCGGACAGGAACGCGACCGGCGCTCCGGTACGGAGAACGTGGCTGCCATCGTCGGCATGGCCGAGGCCCTCGACCGTGCGCAAGTGGACGTATCGGGGACCGCGCGGCGCATCGGTGTGCTGAGGGAGGCGTTGTGGAGCGGTCTGTACGCCGAGTTGGGCAACGAGGTGGAGCGCATCACCCCCCATGATCCTGCCCTTTGCGCACCACACATCCTGCAGGTATTGACCTTCGCACAGGATGGTCGGGGCCTGGACGGGGAGATGTTGCTGCTCGGACTCGACATGGCCGGTGTCCAGGTATCGGCAGGTTCGGCATGCAGCAGTGGATCACTGAAGCCGAGTCATGTCCTTGCCGCCCTGGGGATAACCGGCGATAAAGCACGTGGGGTCGTCCGGTTTTCCCTGGGGCACGCAACCACTGCGGAGGAAATCGACCTGGCCGTGGACAGGACAGTCGCGGTCATCCGTCGCATGCAGCGCCAGGCATGA